Part of the Verrucomicrobiales bacterium genome, ACGGGAACACCGGGGAACTATTCATCGTCCAAGCCCGACCAGAAACCGTGCAATCACGGCGACAAGTCGACCGGATCCAATCCTACCGACTCAAGCAACGCGGACGAATTCTAGCCACCGGGCGAAGTGTCGGAGAAAAAATCGCCACCGGCCCAGTGCGTGTCATCAAAAGCGCGCAATTTATCGGCGAATTCCGCGCGGGTGAAATTCTAGTAACTGATAAGACCGACCCGGATTGGGAACCGATCATGAAAAAGGCGGCGGCTATCGTGACGAATCGGGGCGGTCGCACCTGCCATGCCGCCATCGTCAGCCGCGAACTGGGGGTGCCGGCCGTCGTGGGCACCGAAACCGGAACCGAGCAACTGAAGGACGGCCAGGTCGTTACCGTGAGCTGCGCGGAAGGGGACATTGGATTCGTCTATGAGGGTAAGCTCGGCTTCGAGGTGCAGGAGACCGACCTGAAGACGCTAGCCCGACCACGGACCAAGGTCATGCTGAACCTCGGAAATCCGGAAGAAGCGTTGAGCCTGAGTGCCCTACCCAACGAGGGTGTCGGCTTGGCCCGTGAGGAATTCATCATCAGCAATTACATCAAAATTCACCCTCTGGCTCTGGTGAACTATGAGCTGTTGCCCAATGGACCTGAGAAACAACAGATCGATGACTTAACCGCCGGGTACCAAGACAAGACCCAGTACTTCGTCGACAAACTGGCTCAGGGGGTCGCGATGATTGCCGCCGCATTCTATCCCAAGGACGTCATTCTCCGGTTGAGCGACTTCAAGACCAACGAGTATGCGAATTTGATCGGGGGTAAGGACTACGAGCCCGCCGAGGAAAACCCCATGATCGGGTTTCGCGGGGCCAGCCGATACTACCATCCGCGCTACCAAGCCGGATTCGCCTTGGAGTGCCAAGCCGTCAAAAAAGTCAGGGAGGACATGGGCCTCACCAATCTCAAGCTGATGATCCCGTTCTGCCGCACGGTGGAGGAAGGTCGCAAAGTCCAGGTTGAGATGGCAAAACACGGGCTGAAACGCGGAACCAAGGGGCTCGAGCTGTACGTCATGTGCGAGATTCCGAGCAATGTGATCCTGGCGGAGGAATTCGCCGACATCTTCGACGGCTTTAGCATTGGATCCAATGACCTCACTCAACTGATCCTGGGAGTGGACCGCGACAGCGAAATCGTTGCGCCGATCTTTAATGAGCGCAACGAGGCAGTGAAACGCATGATCGCCCAGGTCATCGCCGTATGCCGGGCCCGGAAGCGGAAAATCGGGATCTGTGGACAAGCACCCAGCGACTATCCGGAGTTCGCCCAGTTCTTAGTGGAGCAAGGCATTGACAGCATCTCCCTGAATCCCGATACCATCCTAAAAACCACCATCGCCATTCTCGAACGGGAGACCGCGTTAAAAAAGAAGCACTCGTAACCATGTCTGTAAATCCCCTCCCTGTCTCCGGACGAGAGTCCGCGCACGACATTTTGTTGCAAGGCCGGCGTCACCCTCTCGAAAGCATCTTCGCGCCCAGCAGCGTCGCCATCGTAGGAGCATCCGAGTCCCTGGGTAGCGTAGGCAGATCCTTGGTGGAAAATCTCGCGCGCTTCAGCGGGAAGGTCTATCTGGTCAATCCCAAACACCCATCCGTCCTAGGGCAAAAAGCATACCCGAATCTCGAAGCATTGCCGGAGTGCCCGGATCTGGCGGTGATCGCCACCCCTGCGGCGACGGTGGCGGGTGTCGTGGCGGAGTGTGTAACGCGCGGGGTTAAAGGTGCGATCATCCTCTCCGCTGGCTTTAAGGAGGTAGGCCCGGAAGGCGTCCGACTCGAGCAGGAAGTGCTGAACGAAGCACGGAAGGGATCTCTGCGCATCGTGGGTCCCAACTGCCTGGGCGTCATGATGCCACATCTGCAGTTAAACGCGACCTTCGCCAAGGACCTGGCCAAACCTGGCAAAGTAGCCTTCCTCAGCCAGAGCGGCGCTCTCTGCACCGCGATACTGGATTGGAGCTTTCGTGAGAATGTAGGCTTCAGCACTTTTGTATCCGTGGGTTCCATGCTCGACGTGGGCTGGGGCGACCTGATCACTTACTTCGGGGACGATCCTCAAACCAAAAGCATCGTGTGCTACATGGAATCGGTCGGCGACGCCCGGGCCTTCCTGTCAGCCGCTCGAGAGATCGCTCGAACGAAACCCGTGATCGTACTCAAGGTTGGGCATACCGACGCCGCCGCCAAGGCGGCCGCGTCACACACCGGTGCCCTGACCGGCAGTGACGCGGTGCTCGACGCCGCCTTCAGGCGAGCGGGAGTCGTAAGGGTAGCAACCTTAAGCGAGCTCTTCGATCTGGCCGAAGTGCTCTCCAAGCAGCCGCGGCCGCACGGCCCACGGCTGGCGATTGTCACCAATGCCGGTGGGCCGGGTGTGCTGGCGACGGATGCTCTGGTATCCAATGGCGGCACTCTGGCT contains:
- the ppsA gene encoding phosphoenolpyruvate synthase produces the protein MKTPTADRVSTLKKQRITRLAQENTLGPAHSEVAPGRKPAPRYIKWFSEISIEDVPLVGGKNASLGEMFQELTPKGVRIPDGFAITAEGYRHFIQEAGLEDQIHDSIKGLNTRDVEALRRCGAHIRSLILSAPLPKDLEQEITNAYDSLKGRELHPVDVAVRSSATAEDLPDASFAGQQETYLNVLGHMALLDTCRRCFASLFTDRAISYRTDKGYAHFKVALSIGVQRMVRSDLAASGVIFTIDTETGFRDVVLINAAYGLGENVVQGSVTPDEYCVFKPTLKAGFQPILQKVVGTKEFKLVYDIGGGRMVKNIPVAPGARAQFAITDEEILQLARWACQIEDHYSAKRKQPTPMDIEWAKDGNTGELFIVQARPETVQSRRQVDRIQSYRLKQRGRILATGRSVGEKIATGPVRVIKSAQFIGEFRAGEILVTDKTDPDWEPIMKKAAAIVTNRGGRTCHAAIVSRELGVPAVVGTETGTEQLKDGQVVTVSCAEGDIGFVYEGKLGFEVQETDLKTLARPRTKVMLNLGNPEEALSLSALPNEGVGLAREEFIISNYIKIHPLALVNYELLPNGPEKQQIDDLTAGYQDKTQYFVDKLAQGVAMIAAAFYPKDVILRLSDFKTNEYANLIGGKDYEPAEENPMIGFRGASRYYHPRYQAGFALECQAVKKVREDMGLTNLKLMIPFCRTVEEGRKVQVEMAKHGLKRGTKGLELYVMCEIPSNVILAEEFADIFDGFSIGSNDLTQLILGVDRDSEIVAPIFNERNEAVKRMIAQVIAVCRARKRKIGICGQAPSDYPEFAQFLVEQGIDSISLNPDTILKTTIAILERETALKKKHS